The genomic segment GATTTAGATCAGGAACTGCTCAACTCAAAAAGATATAAGGTAATATCTATAGCTAAAGAAGAATTATCCAATGACAGCAACATTCCTTTTCTTCTCGTTGTGCCTTCAATAGGCTGGAAAGAATTAATACGGATGGTGCAAAACAAAGACAAGGTCAGAGGCGAAATTAATATTGGCTTAGATTTATCGAAAATAACCGATCTGCTTGAAATTCCCAAAAAACCATATTTTATCTTTAATATAGATATTGCAAGTAGCAGAGGATTTACTCCAGAAACAGTAATTAATAGAAAAAACAAAAGGCTCCTTACCACTTATGAGGTGTTATCTTTTGTGCTACACACTGGAATATTGGAGTTTTATAATCTGTGGAGCTTAGGCTCCAGATATAATGGGAGCTGGCAAAATATTGCAGGAGTATCGTGCCAAAGAGAAGAAGTGTGGAGAAAAGGAGAAAAGGAAATGAAATTAAGTAAAGTTGTCCTGAATTCTTACTTAAAGAAAAAGGCACCATTCACAAACTGGTTATCTCCTTCTTGCAGCCTTAGAATCCCAATACAAGCATAATTCTATATTTAAAAAATAAAACGCAGACCAATTAAGGTCTGCTCTTTTCATTAGCCAACATCGAACCATGCTTAAGACAGCTGATATTCTTGATCTAAAATTTGTTTTTTTAAATTTTTACAGATCAAAAGCTTTTTGCCAATGATCACCACCTTCTTTTTTAATTAATCCCTCTCGCGCACAATGTTCACACCCTTCTCCAGCATTAGGAATAACATCAGAATCAAGGCACTTCTTAAGATCCATAATAGCAGGATCAACCCAAGAATCATCTCCATTATAAGGTAAAATTGAAGCTTTAAACTCTAATTTTCCATCAAATTTATCACGATTCTTGCCAGCATTGGCAAATAAGAAATATCCTGTGTTTGAAATATTGAAACCCATTTGCCTGAATATCCATTGATAAATCTCCATCTGCTTCTTATACCCCTGCTTATACTCGTCTTCTAAAGAAATCTCTCTGCTTGTACTTGTTGCCTTATAATCAACAATATAAAGCTCTTTGTTTTTTTCATTAACCCAAATATCATCAATAATACCGCAAATCTCTAAATTGCTTTTTCTATGAAGCACAGAAGCTCCAAGATACTTATAATAATCATCTCTCCATGCTGGCATATCTTTATGTTTAAAAGGCACAGCATCTACACCATACTCTTTCATTAATGCATGAGATTCTCCATTTTTTCTTAACAAATCAAATTCTTTTTTAAGCAAATGATCAACAGCACTATTCAATGCCCAACCAGGCATACCTGGTCTTCCCAACCCTATTCTTCTGTCTAAATAAAAACAACGAGGACACTGTAAAAAAAGATCAATCTTTGAACGGCTTATTCTAAAAGGTTCTTTTAAATCAGGACTATATATATTCCTTTGTCTTTTTCTGTATTTGTTCATTTTTTTTGATTTTTTTATTCAATTTTATTTGATTTTGTTAAATTATGTTTTCCACAAAGAATTTGTATATTTTTAAGATTAAGGCTTGAACCACCTTTAGAATAAGGGATTACATGATCAAAATGTAAATTTTCTGTTGCATTGCATTTTACACATTTTCCATTATCTCTTTCCCAAACAATTTGTTTAATTTCAGTAGGAATTCTTCTAGAAAATTCGAATTCTTTAATATCTTCTTCAGAAAAATCTTCTTTTAAATCTTCTGGTTTTAAAATAAATTTAAAAACTTGTCTTTTTTCAACCTCGCTTTTCTTAAATTGCATATCAATAAGTTGAAAATATCCTTTATCTGACCATACATTATTACTTATTTTTTCATAAACCTTTACAAGCTCTGGTTTTTTCTTTCTTCCAAATTTAAAATCTTCAACTGCCTTTAAGAATAAACCATTATTGGTTAGCTTCCCTGTTTTTGTAAAAAACGGCTGATCATAATTCTTAGGACTCGCCTTTTCTCTTTTGGTCAAATCCTCACCTTCATAAATTAACAATTTTCCTTCTTTGTCAAAACCATCATTATAAGGAGCACCAGATCTAACAGACATTAAAAGAATGGAATATCTTTTTCCTTTAGGTCGATAATTCATTCCTTTCTGAATATTAAAACCTTCACGAGAAACTATTTCATTATATGGAAAAATATCTTTCATAACAATTAAAAATCCAGTTTTATTTAAAAACTAATTATGTTTAAATTTTATTTATACCAATAACTTTACCGACAGCACTTAATTTATCCTTCTCAAAAAAAGTAACACCAAGGTTTAAAGAATT from the Patescibacteria group bacterium genome contains:
- a CDS encoding PD-(D/E)XK nuclease family protein, with the protein product MNKYRKRQRNIYSPDLKEPFRISRSKIDLFLQCPRCFYLDRRIGLGRPGMPGWALNSAVDHLLKKEFDLLRKNGESHALMKEYGVDAVPFKHKDMPAWRDDYYKYLGASVLHRKSNLEICGIIDDIWVNEKNKELYIVDYKATSTSREISLEDEYKQGYKKQMEIYQWIFRQMGFNISNTGYFLFANAGKNRDKFDGKLEFKASILPYNGDDSWVDPAIMDLKKCLDSDVIPNAGEGCEHCAREGLIKKEGGDHWQKAFDL
- a CDS encoding HNH endonuclease encodes the protein MKDIFPYNEIVSREGFNIQKGMNYRPKGKRYSILLMSVRSGAPYNDGFDKEGKLLIYEGEDLTKREKASPKNYDQPFFTKTGKLTNNGLFLKAVEDFKFGRKKKPELVKVYEKISNNVWSDKGYFQLIDMQFKKSEVEKRQVFKFILKPEDLKEDFSEEDIKEFEFSRRIPTEIKQIVWERDNGKCVKCNATENLHFDHVIPYSKGGSSLNLKNIQILCGKHNLTKSNKIE